TCCGTACAAAGGAAAGCCACTACTCCGCCAATATCATCAGGCAGACCTACTCTTCCAAGAGCTGTGGCACCAGCTACCATTGCATTGATCTCTTCATTATCCCTTACTCTTCCGCCACCGAAATCTGTTTCAATAGCTCCCGGAGCTACAACATTGGCTTTAATCTTTCTTGCTCCTAACTCTTTAGCCATATATTTTGTAAGCATTTCGACTCCCGCTTTGATTGATCCGTAAATGGAAGATCCCGGTGTAGCGAATCTTGCCAGCCCCGAAGATACATTGATAATTCCTCCTCCATCATTGATGAATGGCAACAATTTCTGAGTCAGGAAAAATACTCCCTTGAAATGGATATCTACCACATCATCCAGCTGTTCTTCCGTAACTTCTGTAATTGGTGCATATAAAGCTGTCCCCGCATTATTGACAAGATAATCAATATGCGTACTTCCCGTGTTTTGTTGTAAGTGATCTGTTACATTTTTTACAAAAGCATCAAAACTTTTTATATCTTTTGTATCCAGCTGATAAGCAACGGCATTTCTTCCCATTGCTTGTATTTCATTCACCACAGCATCAGCTTCTTCTTTGTTACTTCTGTAGGTAATTATAACGTCTAATCCCTTTTGAGCTATTTTAAGTGCAGAGTTTTTTCCCAATCCACGGCTTCCGCCTGTTACTAATGCAATTTTTGTTTTTGTGTTCATTGTATTTTGATTATTTTGATGGTACAAAGTTGGGATATTTTCAGACTGAAATGTTTGCTTGAATCAATCTGAAATTTGCAAAATTCAAATCAGGAGCGAAATTCTAAAGGAGTAAAGGAAGTTTTCCTTTTGAAAAAGTTGGAGAAATGGGCAATTTCTTCAAAACCCAGAGCATAAGAAATCTCAGAAACATTCCATTTGGTTTGCCTTAGAAGAATTTTAGCTTCCTGAATAATACGGTCGGAAATAAATTCGGTAGTTGTTTTTCCTGTACTTTCCTTTAATTTTTTATTCAAATAATTAACATGAACAGCCAGCCTGTCAGCATAATCTTTAGCTGTTTTCAGCTGCAATCTGTGATCTGAGGATTCTATGGGAAACTGTCTTTCAAGAAGTTCTATAAATAAAGAAACCACTCTTAATGAAGCATCATTTGAAGCTGAAAGTTTAGCAGCGGGCTGCAGTTTCTGACCATAATGAATCAGCTCCAGCACATAATTCCGGATCAGATCATATTTGAAAATATAATCGGAATCTATTTCTTTTTTTATTTTGGTGAACAGAATTTCTATTTCATCTGCCAGTTCATCCTCAATTTCAAACA
The nucleotide sequence above comes from Chryseobacterium sp. 7. Encoded proteins:
- a CDS encoding SDR family NAD(P)-dependent oxidoreductase, which produces MNTKTKIALVTGGSRGLGKNSALKIAQKGLDVIITYRSNKEEADAVVNEIQAMGRNAVAYQLDTKDIKSFDAFVKNVTDHLQQNTGSTHIDYLVNNAGTALYAPITEVTEEQLDDVVDIHFKGVFFLTQKLLPFINDGGGIINVSSGLARFATPGSSIYGSIKAGVEMLTKYMAKELGARKIKANVVAPGAIETDFGGGRVRDNEEINAMVAGATALGRVGLPDDIGGVVAFLCTEDAGWINGQRIEVSGGMFL
- a CDS encoding helix-turn-helix domain-containing protein; protein product: MEKVAHTSLEDFYREMAAKLGKDLESIFPKGLHKDIGHFNVFDIKQTIERVKTTSEMPYNRRKYYKISLIRGKNRAEYADKIISIQQNALLFATPKVPYHWVPEDPDQSGSFCVFTEDFFIKAQSRFSLEDLPIFQPGNIPVFEIEDELADEIEILFTKIKKEIDSDYIFKYDLIRNYVLELIHYGQKLQPAAKLSASNDASLRVVSLFIELLERQFPIESSDHRLQLKTAKDYADRLAVHVNYLNKKLKESTGKTTTEFISDRIIQEAKILLRQTKWNVSEISYALGFEEIAHFSNFFKRKTSFTPLEFRS